The following are encoded in a window of Pieris napi chromosome 23, ilPieNapi1.2, whole genome shotgun sequence genomic DNA:
- the LOC125061334 gene encoding zinc finger protein 58-like: MAEQMPIYPPGVSYDQKYAEHYEEALKMEEQKYIQDPKSYNPKPFEALPEPSQVEPKLEPEPGKPIRFISVNSSQLTDEQRAMYESVLSTWKPVMFPKQVKRYICEKCNKEFKNYQNLYLHTTRVHSTEESAVLCNICDKSFKNKHYLYMHRMNKHYSESEKCFCQFCLQEFRTRRALHMHVKRFHPNTLPELKCPECGKEFRVPYKLRYHIDACHRPDNEKYKCHICQKLYKSHLNLNRHLHFQHSQVPRHPCVFCDMTFKSRHHMKRHILNIHPPLESKVQCPECLKEFKNDQYLKEHMQVHSSLDSKVKCDLCDKFFHSAIRLKKHKKIVHPDKPKLRCEKCDKEFAHAHYLRRHHNSVHMDVDESQYEHECDQCGKKFKIKRYLNNHLQRHEQQHLKRISQMVKTVMDDGTEKKATKRGRPKRTRKEIEFVKCEPVSSEEETGSEDSESE, encoded by the coding sequence ATGGCGGAGCAAATGCCAATCTATCCGCCTGGGGTTTCCTATGACCAGAAGTACGCAGAGCATTACGAAGAAGCCCTCAAAATGGaagaacaaaaatatatacaagatCCAAAGAGTTACAACCCGAAACCCTTTGAAGCACTGCCAGAACCATCTCAGGTTGAACCAAAACTTGAGCCTGAACCAGGTAAACCTATTCGCTTTATTAGCGTCAATAGTTCACAACTTACAGACGAGCAGAGGGCTATGTATGAATCCGTGCTATCCACTTGGAAACCAGTAATGTTCCCGAAACAAGTCAAACGGTACATCTGTGAAAAGTGcaacaaagaatttaaaaattaccaaaatCTATACCTCCATACGACTCGTGTACATTCGACCGAAGAGTCAGCTGTTCTGTGCAACATATGCGACAAGTCGTTTAAGAATAAGCATTATCTATACATGCATAGaatgaataaacattattcGGAGTCTGAGAAGTGTTTCTGCCAGTTTTGTTTGCAAGAATTCCGGACACGGCGAGCTTTGCACATGCACGTCAAGAGATTCCACCCAAATACCCTACCCGAGTTGAAATGCCCTGAGTGTGGAAAAGAATTCCGTGTACCCTACAAACTGCGATACCATATTGATGCCTGTCACAGGCCTGATAACGAAAAGTACAAATGCCACATctgtcaaaaattatataaaagtcacttaaatttaaatcggcACTTGCACTTCCAACATTCTCAAGTGCCTCGGCATCCATGCGTCTTCTGCGACATGACGTTTAAATCTAGACATCATATGAAACGTCACATTCTTAATATACATCCTCCTTTGGAATCCAAAGTGCAATGTCCAGAATGTTTGAAAGAATTTAAGAATGACCAATATTTAAAGGAACACATGCAAGTACACTCGTCTTTAGATTCGAAGGTCAAGTGTGATTTGTGCGATAAATTCTTTCATTCTGCAATTCGTTTGAAGAAACATAAGAAAATTGTGCACCCGGATAAGCCGAAGCTTCGCTGTGAGAAGTGTGATAAGGAGTTTGCCCATGCGCATTACTTAAGACGGCACCATAACTCTGTGCATATGGATGTCGACGAAAGTCAGTATGAACACGAATGTGACCAGTGCggaaagaaatttaaaataaagagatACCTAAATAATCACCTGCAAAGACATGAACAGCAGCATTTGAAAAGGATTTCTCAAATGGTCAAAACGGTCATGGACGACGGAACGGAGAAGAAAGCGACAAAGAGAGGCAGACCTAAAAGGACGAGAAAAGAGATAGAGTTTGTGAAATGCGAGCCGGTAAGCTCGGAAGAAGAGACTGGGAGTGAGGATTCGGAATCGgaatag
- the LOC125061298 gene encoding tubulin beta chain-like: MREIVHLQAGQCGNQIGSKFWEIISDEHGIDPTGRYHGDSDLQLERIQVYYNEADNGSRYVPRAVLVDLEPGTMDAIRSSGYGALFRPDNFVFGQSGAGNNWAKGHYTEGAELVESVMDVVRKEAEGCDCLQGFQLTHSLGGGTGSGLGTLLLSKLREEYPDRIVNTFSVMPSPKVSDTVVEPYNATLSVHQLVENTDETFCIDNEALYDICFRTLRLSSPTYGDLNHLVSLTMSGVTTCLRFPGQLNADLRKLAVNMVPFPRLHFFMPGFAPLTARNSQGYRALTVPELTQQMFSPVNMMAACDPRHGRYLTVAAIFRGRMSMKEVDEQMLSIQDKNSGYFVEWIPNNVKVAVCDVPPRGLKMAATFVGNTTAIQEIFKRISEQFTVMFRRKAFLHWYTGEGMDEMEFTEAESNMNDLISEYQQYEEVGVDDEFDEQEETQPEEEYAEEE; encoded by the exons ATGAGGGAAATTGTGCATTTACAAGCTGGACAGTGCGGCAACCAAATAGGTTCAAAg TTCTGGGAAATAATATCTGATGAGCATGGCATTGACCCCACGGGGAGATATCATGGAGACAGCGACCTGCAGCTGGAGAGGATCCAGGTGTATTACAATGAAGCGGATAATG GCAGTCGCTACGTCCCTCGAGCAGTATTGGTAGACCTGGAACCTGGAACCATGGACGCTATAAGGTCATCCGGCTATGGGGCACTGTTCAGACCAGACAACTTCGTGTTTGGACAAAGTGGAGCAG GCAACAACTGGGCCAAGGGGCATTACACAGAGGGTGCTGAACTGGTGGAATCAGTGATGGACGTCGTCAGGAAGGAGGCTGAGGGCTGCGACTGTCTACAGG GTTTCCAGCTTACCCATTCCCTTGGGGGCGGTACTGGGTCTGGACTTGGAACTCTATTACTTAGCAAACTGCGGGAGGAGTATCCTGACAGGATCGTTAACACGTTCAGCGTAATGCCATCACCAAAG GTATCAGACACAGTAGTGGAGCCATATAACGCTACGTTATCCGTACATCAATTAGTAGAAAATACAGACGAGACGTTTTGTATTGACAACGAGGCTTTATATGATATATGCTTTAGAACTCTAAGGCTGTCTTCGCCGACGTATGGTGATCTTAACCATTTGGTTTCC cttacTATGTCTGGAGTGACCACCTGCCTCCGATTCCCCGGACAGCTAAATGCTGATTTGCGGAAGCTTGCTGTCAATATGGTGCCGTTTCCTAGACTGCATTTCTTTATGCCTG GCTTCGCTCCATTGACAGCTCGTAACAGCCAGGGGTATCGCGCTCTTACCGTACCCGAGCTTACGCAacag ATGTTTAGTCCCGTGAACATGATGGCAGCATGTGATCCTCGTCACGGTAGGTACTTGACGGTGGCTGCCATCTTCCGAGGACGGATGTCCATGAAGGAAGTGGATGAACAGATGCTGTCTATTCAGGATAAGAACTCGGG TTATTTCGTCGAATGGATTCCTAATAACGTAAAAGTAGCCGTCTGTGACGTACCACCTCGGGGACTCAAAATGGCGGCCACGTTTGTTGGTAACACCACCGCCATACAGGAGATATTTAAACGAATCTCTGAACAATTCACTGTTATGTTCAGACGTAAG GCGTTCCTCCATTGGTACACGGGAGAGGGAATGGATGAAATGGAGTTCACAGAAGCCGAAAGTAATATGAACGACCTCATATCTGAATACCAGCAATATGAG GAGGTAGGAGTTGACGACGAATTCGACGAACAAGAAGAGACGCAACCGGAGGAGGAATATGCTGAAGAAGAATAA
- the LOC125061235 gene encoding RNA-binding protein 48, which produces MENVLLPHHEQQTLCTTRLPYRQGRKLTAVKAYSIAKESNHLLIFGVPSLNLRQETKSLFLKFGRILQFTISLDHPAESFTETYHAQYDKVQSARVAKKMLDTKNFYGGCLHVCYAPELENISETKEKLLQRQRDVLYRLKNLDKEVVKKNIKEDITVVKETTVKVNMAEENIIYYGNIKRKKVGNKKSDASNSNSMNYDIRNKKNKIISSNSDSQPAVNFIGPLNKGTLNDVVPNANNSKDIGNNSNNIENRNEENIEIVDCTSVNNETITNINEHLNYKKFGTEIVKKIPVKPVNKIKFNINI; this is translated from the exons ATGGAAAATGTATTACTTCCCCACCACGAGCAACAAACTTTATGTACAACACGCCTCCCGTACAGACAAGGAAGAAAACTCACCGCTGTAAag GCTTACTCCATTGCGAAGGAATCAAATCACCTGCTAATATTTGGAGTCCCATCTCTCAACCTTCGCCAAGAAACCAAATCATTGTTCCTTAAATTTGGACGCATACTACAATTCACAATATCTTTAGATCATCCTGCTGAATCATTTACTGAGACATATCATGCCCAGTATGACAAAGTGCAATCTGCAAGAGTAGCTAAGAAAATGTTAGACACCAAGAATTTCTATGGTGGCTGTTTACACGTCTGCTATGCTCCAGAACTTGAAAATATTTCTGagacaaaagaaaaattactaCAACGCCAAAGAGATGTTTTGTACCGTTTAAAAAATCTAGACAAAGAAGTTGTTAAGAAGAATATTAAAGAAGATATAACTGTTGTTAAAGAGACTACAGTTAAAGTAAATATGGctgaagaaaatattatttattatggaaacataaaaagaaaaaaggtgGGAAATAAAAAGAGTGATGCCTCTAATAGCAATTCTATGAATTATGATATCCGGAATAAGAAAAACAAGATTATTAGTAGCAATAGTGACAGCCAACCTGCTGTTAATTTTATAGGACCTTTAAATAAAGGAACTTTAAATGATGTGGTTCCAAATGCTAACAACAGTAAAGACATTggtaataattcaaataatatagaaaatagaaATGAAGAAAACATAGAAATAGTAGATTGTACATCggttaataatgaaacaattacaaatataaatgaacatttaaattataaaaaatttggaACTGagattgttaaaaaaatacctgttaAACCTGtaaataagattaaatttaatattaatatttaa